In Apium graveolens cultivar Ventura chromosome 10, ASM990537v1, whole genome shotgun sequence, the following are encoded in one genomic region:
- the LOC141691761 gene encoding uncharacterized protein LOC141691761, giving the protein MALARDSSSQHAFTIDGFKNWKRVNDNERCPFLVHIGKGNSPHKKATSSLDGLTNVTRHIDKVINSQSLEDVKKNRLRLRATIEDVRYLSLQACALRGHDESSTSRNRGNLIEMIKVFGRLSVDISNVVLENTPKNAMYTSPKVKKDILHILASKVRNKIREEVGDSKFCILVDELIDASHKEQMAIVIRFVDVHCIIRERFFDIVNVADTTSSTLKKEIYDVITRNNLSIHNMRGQGYDGASNMCGAFNGLQDLFFKECPYAYYVHCFTHRLQLALVGAAKNKILFGNSFLCCLML; this is encoded by the exons ATGGCCCTGGCTAGA GATTCATCTTCACAACATGCATTTACTATTGATGGATTCAAGAATTGGAAAAGAGTTAATGATAATGAGAGATGTcctttcttggtgcatattggaAAAGGTAATTCGCCGCATAAAAAAGCAACGAGTTCTCTTGACGGGTTGACCAATGTTACAAGACATATTGACAAGGTCATAAATTCTCAATCGTTGGAAGATGTGAAGAAGAATAGACTGCGCTTGAGAGCTACTATAGAGGATGTCCGATACTTGAGCTTGCAAGCATGTGCATTACGGGGTCATGATGAATCATCAACTTCTCGTAACAGAGGTAATCTTATTGAGATGATCAAAGTTTTTGGTAGACTAAGTGTTGATATTTCAAATGTTGTCTTGGAAAATACACCAAAAAATGCCATGTATACTTCTCCCAAGGTAAAAAAAGATATTTTGCACATACTTGCTTCTAAAGTAAGAAATAAAATTCGTGAAGAAGTTGGAGATTCTAAGTTTTGCATTTTAGTTGATGAATTAATAGACGCATCACATAAAGAACAAATGGCTATTGTGATTCGGTTTGTTGATGTTCATTGTATTATTCGTGAGCGCTTTTTTGATATTGTTAATGTAGCTGATACTACCTCATCAACTCTTAAGAAAGAAATATATGACGTTATTACACGGAATAACTTGAGCATTCATAATATGAGGGGTCAGGGATATGATGGTGCTAGTAATATGTGTGGTGCATTTAATGGTTTACAAGATCTATTTTTTAAAGAATGTCCATATGCTTATTATGTACATTGTTTTACTCACCGTTTACAACTAGCATTGGTTGGGGCTGCTAAAAACAAGATTCTATTTGGGAATTCTTTTCTATGTTGTCTCATGTTGTAA
- the LOC141691762 gene encoding uncharacterized protein LOC141691762 — protein sequence MDLVATTKELLKSLRDEGFDVLLDYVMSVCVKHKIDIPDINARYMDGIRSVRQIDDISVEHHYHYDIFNSAIDFQLEELHYRFNDDVVQLLRLSASLEPKNNFRLFDIEHICTLATTFYPADLGQQEMYHLKLQLDHYKIDVVNHAEFQDLSTLFDLCLRLVDTGKATQYNLIYRLICLLTLHVSTATTERVFSTMKLVKTDIRNKMGEEYRRDTMLINIEREYAEEIDPDEVIDEFYAQKNRRAQFK from the coding sequence ATGGATTTAGTTGCAACAACAAAAGAATTGTTAAAATCTTTAAGAGATGAGGGTTTTGACGTTCTTTTGGATTATGTCATGTCGGTATGTGTAAAGCATAAAATTGATATACCAGATATAAATGCTCGTTATATGGATGGTATCCGTTCTGTGCGACAAATAGATGATATATCAGTTGAGCATCATTATCATTATGATATATTTAACTCTGCAATTGATTTTCAGTTAGAAGAGCTACATTATAGGTTCAATGATGATGTTGTGCAGCTTTTGAGGTTAAGCGCATCTTTGGAACCAAAGAACAATTTCAGGTTGTTTGACATTGAGCATATTTGTACACTTGCTACTACCTTTTATCCTGCTGATTTGGGACAACAAGAGATGTACCATCTTAAACTTCAACTTGATCATTACAAGATTGATGTGGTTAACCATGCTGAATTTCAGGATTTGTCTACTCTTTTTGATTTATGTCTACGGCTAGTTGATACGGGAAAGGCAACACAATACAATTTAATTTATAGGTTGATTTGTCTTTTAACACTTCATGTTTCTACAGCAACTACAGAAAGAGTTTTTTCGACCATGAAATTAGTTAAGACTGATATTAGAAATAAAATGGGGGAAGAGTATCGGAGAGACACTATGCTTATAAACATTGAGAGGGAGTATGCCGAAGAAATTGATCCAGATGAAGTGATAGATGAATTTTATGCCCAAAAGAATCGTCGAGCACAATTCAAATAA